A stretch of Myroides oncorhynchi DNA encodes these proteins:
- a CDS encoding aldo/keto reductase, with protein sequence MNTYILSNGVKIPQLGFGTWKAAEGEQAENAVLCAISEGYRHIDTASFYKNEVSIGRAIAKSGVPREELFITTKLWNADRGYEQTLKAFDLSLANLGVAYLDLYLIHWPASAHQFANWKEINADTWRALEHLYKEGKVKAIGVSNFYVHHLEALFETAVIKPMVNQIEFHPGFMQEQVVRFCQERSILIEAWSPIGRGNILDNAILLAMALKYGVTVPQLVLQWIIQKGHLPMPKSVTPQRIKENIQINKIIISEEDVVVVDNLPYIGGSGLNPDQVDF encoded by the coding sequence ATGAATACCTATATATTAAGTAATGGTGTGAAGATACCTCAGTTGGGATTTGGGACGTGGAAGGCGGCAGAGGGAGAGCAAGCTGAGAATGCAGTACTATGTGCTATATCAGAAGGCTATAGACATATAGATACAGCTTCGTTTTATAAGAATGAGGTTAGTATCGGTAGGGCTATCGCTAAGTCAGGTGTGCCTAGAGAAGAGTTATTTATAACGACTAAGCTGTGGAATGCGGATAGGGGATATGAGCAGACGCTAAAGGCATTTGATCTATCGTTAGCTAATCTGGGAGTAGCGTATTTAGATTTATATCTGATACACTGGCCTGCTAGTGCTCATCAGTTTGCTAATTGGAAGGAGATAAATGCAGATACTTGGCGTGCATTAGAGCATTTATATAAGGAGGGAAAGGTGAAGGCTATCGGTGTGAGTAACTTCTATGTACATCACTTAGAGGCGCTTTTTGAAACTGCAGTGATTAAGCCGATGGTTAATCAGATTGAGTTTCACCCTGGGTTTATGCAGGAGCAAGTAGTAAGGTTCTGTCAGGAGCGATCTATACTGATAGAAGCGTGGAGCCCTATCGGTAGAGGGAATATTCTAGATAATGCTATTTTGCTCGCTATGGCATTAAAATACGGTGTGACTGTACCCCAACTTGTCCTTCAGTGGATAATCCAAAAAGGGCATCTTCCAATGCCAAAATCAGTGACTCCACAACGCATAAAGGAGAATATTCAGATTAATAAAATCATAATAAGTGAAGAAGATGTTGTGGTAGTGGATAATTTGCCTTATATTGGTGGTTCAGGATTAAATCCTGATCAAGTTGACTTTTAA